From Meles meles chromosome 5, mMelMel3.1 paternal haplotype, whole genome shotgun sequence, one genomic window encodes:
- the LOC123942494 gene encoding putative olfactory receptor 2B8: MEQKNGSSFTGFYLLGFSDQPQLELVLFVVLLIFYLFTLLGNTTIIALAQVDPHLQTPMYFFLSNLSFLDLCYTTSIVPQLLVHLRTVDKSISFGGCVAQLFISLGMGSTECVLLGAMAFDRYAAICKPLQYTVIMHPRLCALMASASWFIGFANSLVQTVLIFLLPLCGRNKIDHFICEIPPLLKLACVDTTVNESVLFFVIVLILLIPVTLITVSYGQIVRAVLRIKSSAGQRKAFGTCGSHITVVSLFYGTAIYAYLQPSNNYSQDQGKFVSLFYTVVTPMVNPVIYTLRNKDVTGAMTKVFCRGQDSR, from the coding sequence ATGGAACAGAAAAATGGCAGTTCTTTCACGGGGTTTTACCTGCTGGGGTTCTCTGACCAGCCTCAACTGGAGCTAGTCCTCTTTGTGGTCCTCCTGATCTTCTATCTGTTCACTCTGCTGGGAAACACCACCATCATTGCCTTGGCCCAAGTGGACCCACATCTTCAGactcccatgtactttttcctctccaACCTAAGCTTTCTGGACCTGTGTTACACGACAAGCATTGTCCCGCAGCTCCTGGTTCATCTCAGGACAGTGGACAAGTCTATCTCCTTTGGTGGCTGTGTGGCTCAGCTCTTCATCTCTCTAGGGATGGGATCCACAGAATGCGTTCTCTTAGGGGCCATGGCATTTGACCGCtatgcagccatctgcaagcccctGCAGTACACCGTGATCATGCACCCCCGTCTCTGTGCCCTCATGGCTTCTGCATCATGGTTTATTGGTTTTGCCAACTCCTTAGTGCAGACAgtcctcattttccttttacCACTTTGTGGGAGAAACAAAATAGACCACTTCATTTGTGAGATCCCCCCACTGCTCAAGCTTGCCTGTGTTGACACCACTGTGAATGAGTCTGTGCTCTTCTTCGTCATTGTGCTAATTCTCCTCATACCTGTGACATTAATCACAGTCTCCTATGGTCAGATTGTCAGGGCGGTCTTAAGAATAAAGTCATCTGCAGGGCAGAGGAAAGCATTTGGCACATGTGGGTCCCACATCACAGTGGTCTCCCTGTTCTATGGCACGGCCATCTATGCTTACCTCCAGCCCAGCAACAACTACTCCCAGGATCAGGGcaagtttgtttctctcttctaCACTGTCGTCACACCCATGGTCAACCCTGTCATATATACACTGCGGAACAAGGATGTGACGGGAGCAATGACAAAGGTGTTTTGCAGGGGCCAGGACTCCAGATGA